One window from the genome of Penaeus monodon isolate SGIC_2016 chromosome 2, NSTDA_Pmon_1, whole genome shotgun sequence encodes:
- the LOC119581749 gene encoding uncharacterized protein DDB_G0286299-like: MVHIVFDEEIGITNEPKNKGWKKKPLQFVEPKELRKKSAIGKKSFNYKENSMMTKCDGMWVKKEFVEEYDKLKSSLEGQLLEPKEKKMMLLKARRKAHKQLRMELFKKAEKKPKKLKDIQKTSNSQTNKNPQGKTKQGKKSKSQAEEKNPSEPKPKKAKKNNAEITTDKELPSPEEQIEGEKAVTDNRENSKMPKKEKSKTKKSKTEKREKSSGKSNAPKDAFMSFKFEESDVMTQFEGVWVKKAAIEELESVKRKNLESIFASRTNGNKSENLSKSEKITFHKSMQKKLKVEHRRLKNELKKQV, encoded by the exons ATGGTTCATATAGTTTTTGATGAAGAAATAGGCATAACTAATGAACCAAAGAATAAAGGATGGAAGAAAAAGCCCTTGCAGTTTGTGGAGCCCAAGGAACTCCGAAAGAAATCTGCCATTGGTAAAAAATCTTTCAACTACAAGGAAAATTCCATGATGACTAAATGTGATGGAATGTGGGTCAAGAAAGAATTTGTTGAAGAATATGATAAGCTGAAATCATCTCTTGAGGGACAACTCCTAGAACCAAAAGAA AAGAAGATGATGCTCCTAAAAGCCAGACGAAAAGCACATAAGCAACTCAGGATGGAACTGTTcaaaaaggcagaaaagaaacCTAAGAAGCTTAAAGACATTCAGAAGACATCCAACTCCCAGACTAATAAAAATCCCCAAGGTAAAACAAAGCAAGGGAAAAAGTCAAAATCACAGGCAGAAGAAAAGAACCCGTCAGAACCAAAGCccaaaaaagccaagaaaaacaATGCAGAAATCACTACAGACAAGGAGCTGCCATCCCCTGAAGAAcagatagaaggggaaaaggcagTGACAGATAACAGAGAAAATTCAAAAATGCCcaagaaggaaaaaagcaaaacaaaaaagagcaagacagagaaaagagagaaatcatCAGGCAAAAGCAATGCACCAAAGGATGCTTTCATGTCATTCAAGTTTGAAGAAAGTGATGTCATGACCCAGTTTGAAGGGGTGTGGGTGAAAAAGGCAGCTATTGAAGAGCTTgaaagtgtaaaaagaaaaaatctggaaTCCATTTTTGCCAGTCGAACAAATGGAAACAAGTCAGAAAACCTCTCCAAGTCAGAAAAGATAACCTTTCACAAGTCCATGCAGAAAAAGCTAAAGGTGGAGCATCGTAGATTAAAGAATGAGCTAAAGAAACAAGTGTAA